Proteins co-encoded in one Sandaracinaceae bacterium genomic window:
- a CDS encoding PDZ domain-containing protein gives MKQLQKFGTPLLALFAVVLAFRLSQSDHRSHAQQADPSPSATVTRAREPYGLSQVRVLSRAIREVSDGYVDPDRVNHQRMFLAGLNAIQRSVAPVMVDYREAEGRVHLQVRAERASFAVRDINSPWALTDRFRRVFEFLEANLGGESDLDLRDVEYAAVNGMLRTLDPHTSLLTPDVFEEMRMSTHGEFGGLGIVISIRDGHLTVIRPMPNTPASRGGLERGDRIVKIDAESTLNMPLAEAVSRLRGEPGSPVDVWFTRASGTTWSAPRRVRLVRAIIHIESVEHRMLADNIGYVKVSGFQGNTTEDLQRALVALHRENMRGLVLDLRGNPGGLLDQAVRMADLFLSSGPIVSTDARDSRNRDQKFARPEGTEPNYPIIVLINGGSASASEIVAGALKNHNRALVIGQTSFGKGSVQVLQNFEDGSALKLTIAQYLTPGEISIQGVGIVPDINVVPMTVDREIMDLSPDETYLRESDLHAALTHDSARESATAVPAVRYYFDAAARRVLAEAPPEEAEENEEEAEFLIRFAQQILSGAQRPGRLEMLADAGEVISTTQAREMERAVAELRTLGVDWSTGPNAGPSAAEVVLSTSTPNNLGVGGQDFLLTARVTNRGEHPLYQVRAITESDYSLFDGRELVFGRINPGETREWTITLGQCSTQQPRNQRVCRLPRDVIDRADAIQVEFVEAHGRAPATAEIRTEIRAIEGPQFAYSVQTADDVRGNGDGQLQVGEMGSIYMRVRNVGPGTTFAVQANLRNLSGTGVLLHAGRFELQPIAPGAEQLVRFTFEVLPEFRREEAKLEISVYDTELREAVVENVAVPLTGVARATTAATGRVQINADTPLRAWAAADAPVVGTARGAVALPRTATLGEFTRVDLGEGRPAWVATSATGTGNGRGQIDFPLTHRAPTIEIATHDVHVTREATFTLRGVARDDQRVRDIYVFVGARKVLYQAAPSNDTRELAFEQSIPLHGGINYITVFARESDEVISREVIQIRRDAADGTLMETPRFDEELYDMVHQ, from the coding sequence ATGAAGCAACTTCAGAAGTTTGGCACTCCCCTGCTCGCGCTCTTCGCCGTGGTCTTGGCGTTCCGCCTGTCGCAGTCGGACCACCGCAGCCACGCCCAGCAGGCCGACCCCTCCCCGTCGGCCACCGTCACGCGCGCCCGCGAGCCCTATGGGCTGTCGCAGGTGCGGGTGCTCAGCCGTGCCATCCGCGAGGTGTCCGACGGGTACGTGGACCCCGACCGCGTCAACCACCAGCGCATGTTCCTGGCCGGGTTGAACGCCATCCAGCGCAGCGTGGCGCCAGTGATGGTGGACTATCGCGAGGCCGAGGGGCGCGTCCACCTGCAGGTGCGCGCCGAGCGCGCGTCGTTCGCCGTGCGCGACATCAACTCCCCGTGGGCGCTGACCGACCGCTTCCGCCGCGTGTTCGAGTTCCTGGAGGCCAACCTGGGTGGCGAGAGCGACCTCGACCTGCGCGACGTGGAGTACGCCGCGGTCAACGGCATGCTGCGCACGCTGGACCCGCACACCTCGCTGCTCACCCCCGACGTGTTCGAAGAGATGCGCATGAGCACGCACGGCGAGTTCGGCGGCCTCGGCATCGTCATCTCCATTCGCGACGGGCACCTGACCGTCATTCGCCCCATGCCCAACACGCCAGCGTCGCGTGGTGGCCTCGAGCGGGGCGACCGCATCGTGAAGATCGACGCCGAGAGCACGCTGAACATGCCGCTCGCCGAGGCGGTGTCGCGCCTGCGTGGCGAGCCGGGCTCTCCCGTGGACGTGTGGTTCACGCGCGCCTCGGGCACCACCTGGTCGGCCCCGCGCCGCGTGCGCCTGGTGCGCGCCATCATCCACATCGAGTCCGTGGAGCACCGCATGCTGGCCGACAACATCGGCTACGTGAAGGTCAGCGGCTTCCAGGGGAACACCACCGAGGACCTGCAGCGCGCCCTAGTGGCTCTGCACCGCGAGAACATGCGCGGCCTGGTGCTGGACCTGCGCGGCAACCCCGGCGGCCTCCTGGATCAGGCCGTCCGCATGGCGGACCTGTTCCTGTCCAGTGGCCCCATCGTGAGCACCGACGCCCGTGACAGCCGCAACCGCGACCAGAAGTTCGCGCGGCCCGAGGGCACGGAGCCCAACTACCCCATCATCGTGCTCATCAACGGGGGCAGCGCGTCGGCCAGCGAGATCGTCGCGGGCGCCCTCAAGAACCACAACCGCGCGCTGGTCATCGGCCAGACCAGCTTCGGCAAGGGCTCGGTGCAGGTGCTGCAGAACTTCGAGGACGGCTCGGCGCTCAAGCTCACCATCGCGCAGTACCTCACGCCCGGCGAGATCAGCATCCAGGGCGTGGGCATCGTGCCGGACATCAACGTGGTGCCCATGACGGTGGACCGCGAGATCATGGACCTCTCGCCCGACGAGACGTACCTGCGCGAGTCGGACCTGCACGCGGCGCTCACGCACGACAGCGCGCGCGAGTCCGCCACGGCGGTGCCGGCGGTCCGCTACTACTTCGACGCTGCGGCCCGCCGCGTGCTGGCCGAGGCGCCCCCCGAAGAGGCCGAAGAAAACGAGGAAGAGGCCGAGTTCCTCATCCGCTTCGCCCAGCAGATCCTGAGCGGGGCCCAGCGCCCCGGGCGCCTCGAGATGCTGGCCGACGCTGGCGAGGTCATCAGCACCACGCAGGCCCGCGAGATGGAGCGCGCCGTGGCCGAGCTCCGCACCCTCGGGGTGGACTGGTCCACGGGCCCCAACGCCGGTCCCAGCGCGGCCGAGGTGGTGCTGAGCACCAGCACCCCGAACAACCTCGGTGTGGGCGGGCAGGACTTCCTGCTGACCGCGCGGGTCACCAACCGCGGGGAGCATCCGCTCTACCAGGTGCGCGCCATCACCGAGAGCGACTACAGCCTCTTCGACGGCCGTGAGCTCGTCTTCGGCCGCATCAACCCGGGTGAGACGCGCGAGTGGACCATCACCCTCGGGCAGTGCAGCACGCAGCAGCCGCGCAACCAGCGGGTGTGTCGCCTGCCGCGCGACGTCATCGACCGCGCCGACGCCATCCAGGTGGAGTTCGTGGAAGCGCACGGCCGCGCGCCCGCCACCGCCGAGATCCGCACGGAGATTCGCGCCATCGAGGGGCCGCAGTTTGCCTACTCCGTGCAGACCGCAGACGACGTGCGCGGCAATGGCGACGGGCAGCTGCAGGTGGGCGAGATGGGCAGCATCTACATGCGTGTCCGCAACGTGGGGCCCGGCACCACGTTCGCGGTGCAGGCCAACCTGCGCAACCTGAGCGGCACGGGCGTGCTGCTTCATGCAGGGCGCTTCGAGCTCCAGCCCATCGCCCCCGGGGCCGAGCAGCTGGTGCGCTTCACCTTCGAGGTGCTGCCCGAGTTCCGGCGCGAGGAGGCCAAGCTGGAGATCTCGGTCTACGACACCGAGCTGCGCGAGGCCGTGGTCGAGAACGTGGCGGTCCCGCTGACCGGCGTGGCCCGCGCCACCACGGCAGCCACCGGGCGCGTGCAGATCAACGCCGATACCCCGCTGCGCGCGTGGGCGGCAGCGGATGCGCCCGTCGTGGGCACCGCCCGAGGCGCCGTCGCGCTGCCCCGCACGGCCACGCTGGGCGAGTTCACCCGTGTGGATCTCGGCGAAGGCCGGCCCGCTTGGGTGGCCACGTCGGCCACGGGCACGGGCAACGGGCGAGGGCAGATCGACTTCCCGCTCACGCACCGGGCGCCCACCATCGAAATCGCCACCCACGACGTGCACGTCACCCGGGAGGCCACGTTCACGCTGCGCGGCGTGGCGCGCGACGACCAGCGCGTGCGCGACATCTACGTGTTCGTGGGCGCGCGCAAGGTGCTCTACCAGGCGGCCCCCTCCAACGACACGCGCGAGCTGGCCTTCGAGCAGAGCATCCCGCTGCACGGCGGCATCAACTACATCACCGTGTTCGCCCGCGAGAGCGATGAGGTCATCTCCCGCGAGGTGATCCAGATTCGCCGAGATGCCGCGGACGGTACGCTGATGGAGACGCCGCGCTTCGACGAAGAGCTCTACGACATGGTCCACCAGTAG
- a CDS encoding tetratricopeptide repeat protein — protein MSSTDRNSTDSRLTDPQGNGPHGPAAPLLAAGLVGREQPLAELMTALGRAIAEGEPRVVTVVAPNGLGKTRLFDELVKEAARTHGDGLRVLRGRIHPTGPALGVIGRMLKARFGMHGIHRAEEREAHLRRSVSDVLGDQRVSEFLHFLGGYLDIRFSESPLTHAMEDDPLPLAQVRRAVLRRFLEIDAGKTPLVLIFDEVTGAPAELLELLAYLATALRGAPILLVFAARKELLVERPDWLRGGHHELLRLLPLSEAESSALVREFLARGGSVPDELVRAVVAAAGGSPYLVRETLRTYFDEGVLVPEPNGRFRVELARVAQVPAPTSVEQARDNRLSALSPVELALLTKAACVGDVFWLDALVALEHQDHPPPDLWGGHESRTTDYAPTLEQLARREFVVVNAEPLVPDAVEYAFCQRAEWEALRARVTPDERTRNHATVADWLEVRLGERDEAQLELLATHHQAGGHLEDAGRYWVRAATLARARHATEHAINYYARGVPLLRESDVRRRLDALHDYGDVLQRVGDYDSAIARFREMLAIAYRLGLKAKGGVAHNRIGRVHRASGRLDEALRHLGTGHALFDAVGDQRGIAASFDDVGRVHLLRGDYAAARRFARKSLDMRRELGDPRSVALSLDNLGAAYLASGAFERASEALEESLALRRKIGDEGGIAASLTNLGRVHRDNGQHARAQELFEQALEAARAAGDRALEAHVLTLLGEGHYRLVDPEAAISLLTEADQLATRLGDRLLEGAVRRGLAQAQLLMQEPEVARHHIEKAIALFEAARSQPALARALVTRGEIEAAAGQPQRARAAFEEALEIFEHVGDELGVADACSAFATFASHTPGLGVDAEGLAMRARKIRERLRASEEYLIEPLEPIS, from the coding sequence ATGTCCTCGACCGACCGAAACAGCACCGACTCGCGCCTGACCGACCCACAGGGCAACGGCCCGCACGGCCCCGCGGCGCCCTTGCTGGCCGCTGGGCTGGTGGGGCGCGAGCAGCCCCTGGCCGAGCTGATGACCGCCCTCGGGCGCGCGATCGCCGAGGGGGAGCCGCGCGTGGTGACGGTGGTGGCCCCAAACGGGCTCGGCAAAACGCGCCTCTTCGACGAGCTGGTGAAGGAGGCGGCGCGCACCCACGGCGACGGGCTGCGCGTGCTGCGCGGGCGCATCCACCCCACCGGCCCGGCGCTGGGCGTCATCGGGCGCATGCTGAAGGCGCGCTTCGGGATGCACGGCATCCACCGCGCCGAGGAGCGCGAGGCACACCTGCGCCGCTCGGTGTCGGACGTGCTCGGCGACCAGCGCGTGAGCGAGTTCCTGCACTTCCTGGGCGGCTACCTGGACATTCGCTTCTCGGAGTCACCGCTCACGCACGCCATGGAGGACGACCCGCTGCCGCTCGCGCAGGTGCGCCGCGCGGTGCTGCGGCGCTTCCTCGAGATCGACGCGGGAAAGACGCCGCTGGTGCTGATCTTCGACGAGGTGACCGGCGCCCCGGCCGAGCTGCTGGAGCTGCTGGCGTATTTGGCCACCGCCCTGCGCGGCGCGCCCATTCTGCTGGTGTTCGCGGCGCGCAAAGAGCTCTTGGTGGAGCGCCCCGACTGGCTGCGCGGGGGGCACCACGAGCTGCTGCGCCTGCTGCCCCTGAGCGAGGCCGAGTCCAGCGCGCTGGTGCGCGAGTTCTTGGCGCGCGGTGGCTCCGTGCCCGACGAGCTGGTCCGCGCGGTGGTGGCCGCGGCGGGCGGCAGCCCCTACCTGGTGCGCGAGACGCTGCGCACGTACTTCGACGAAGGCGTGCTGGTGCCCGAACCCAATGGGCGCTTCCGCGTGGAGCTGGCCCGCGTGGCGCAGGTGCCAGCCCCCACCAGCGTGGAGCAGGCCCGCGACAACCGGCTCTCGGCGCTGTCACCGGTGGAGCTGGCGCTGCTCACCAAGGCCGCCTGCGTGGGCGACGTGTTCTGGCTGGACGCGCTGGTGGCCCTCGAGCACCAAGACCACCCGCCGCCGGACCTGTGGGGCGGGCACGAGAGCCGTACCACGGACTACGCGCCCACACTCGAACAGCTGGCCCGCCGCGAGTTCGTCGTGGTCAACGCCGAGCCGCTGGTGCCCGACGCGGTGGAGTACGCCTTCTGCCAGCGCGCCGAGTGGGAGGCGCTGCGGGCGCGGGTCACCCCGGACGAGCGCACGCGCAACCACGCCACCGTGGCGGACTGGCTCGAGGTCCGGCTGGGGGAGCGCGACGAGGCGCAGCTCGAGCTGCTGGCCACGCATCACCAGGCAGGGGGTCACCTCGAGGACGCGGGCCGCTACTGGGTGCGGGCGGCCACGTTGGCGAGGGCGCGGCACGCCACCGAGCACGCCATCAACTACTACGCGCGCGGCGTCCCGCTGCTGCGCGAGTCCGACGTGCGGCGGCGCCTGGACGCGCTGCACGACTACGGCGACGTGCTGCAGCGGGTGGGCGACTACGACAGCGCCATCGCGCGCTTCCGCGAGATGCTTGCCATCGCGTATCGCCTGGGTCTCAAGGCCAAGGGCGGCGTGGCGCACAACCGCATCGGGCGCGTGCATCGCGCCAGTGGTCGGCTGGACGAGGCGCTGCGCCACCTGGGCACCGGTCACGCGCTCTTCGACGCGGTGGGGGATCAGCGCGGCATCGCGGCGTCCTTCGACGACGTGGGGCGCGTGCACCTGCTGCGGGGCGACTACGCGGCCGCTCGCCGCTTCGCACGCAAGTCGCTGGACATGCGCCGTGAGCTGGGCGACCCGCGCAGCGTGGCACTCAGCCTCGACAACCTGGGCGCGGCGTACTTGGCGAGTGGTGCCTTCGAGCGTGCGTCCGAGGCCCTCGAAGAGTCGCTCGCCCTGCGCCGGAAGATTGGCGACGAGGGCGGCATCGCGGCGTCGCTCACCAACTTGGGGCGCGTGCACCGCGACAACGGCCAGCACGCGCGGGCTCAGGAGCTCTTCGAGCAGGCCCTCGAGGCGGCGCGCGCCGCCGGTGACCGCGCGCTCGAGGCGCACGTGCTCACGCTGCTGGGAGAGGGCCACTACCGGCTGGTGGACCCCGAGGCCGCCATCTCGCTGCTGACCGAGGCAGACCAGCTCGCCACGCGCCTGGGCGACCGGCTGCTGGAGGGCGCCGTGCGACGGGGCCTCGCGCAGGCCCAGTTGCTCATGCAGGAGCCCGAGGTGGCGCGTCACCACATCGAGAAGGCCATCGCGCTCTTCGAGGCCGCGCGCAGCCAGCCCGCGCTGGCACGGGCGCTGGTCACGCGCGGCGAGATCGAGGCTGCGGCCGGTCAGCCTCAGCGCGCGCGGGCGGCCTTCGAGGAGGCGCTCGAGATCTTCGAGCACGTGGGGGACGAGCTGGGCGTGGCCGACGCCTGCAGCGCGTTCGCCACGTTTGCCAGTCACACGCCGGGGCTCGGGGTGGACGCCGAGGGGCTGGCCATGCGCGCCCGCAAGATCCGCGAGCGCCTGCGGGCCAGCGAGGAGTACCTCATCGAGCCGCTCGAGCCCATCTCCTGA
- a CDS encoding HD domain-containing protein, producing MIALTPTQREAIPDDVVDLCRRLHEHGERGWIVGGCIRDVLLGRPISDWDVATSATPDRVQRIFRKVIPTGIEHGTVTVLHRGTPYEVTTLRGEGAYTDGRRPDEVFFVTEIDRDLARRDFTVNAIAYDPLDDKLIDPLGGLADLEARLLRAVGVPAERFGEDGLRILRGARFTATLGFELEASTEAAFAGAIGVFTKVSRERVRDEWLKAMKAQRPSVAFDVMRRTGILDVTLPELTQQYGCEQNRWHAYDVWHHTMAVLDAVTGNAVDKLAGLLHDVAKPRTRELSPKTQDYTFYHHERVGADMADAFLREYRFSNDERQQVVHLVRHHLVCYEPSWTDSAVRRFVQRVGRDGVDPLLRLAHADAIGKGRPVEDELAKLAELRVRVDALMAAGAALSTGDLTVDGRDVLARLDGRGGPVVGEILRELLEAVLEDPALNERDQLLRALDQAVARRARGEVPPKSEVNP from the coding sequence ATGATCGCGCTCACCCCGACCCAACGAGAGGCCATCCCCGACGACGTCGTGGACCTCTGCCGCCGCCTGCACGAGCACGGCGAGCGGGGCTGGATCGTGGGCGGCTGCATCCGTGACGTGCTGCTGGGGCGGCCCATCTCCGACTGGGACGTGGCGACCAGCGCCACGCCGGACCGGGTGCAGCGCATCTTCCGCAAGGTCATCCCCACGGGCATCGAGCACGGCACGGTCACGGTGCTGCACCGCGGCACCCCCTACGAGGTCACCACGCTGCGCGGCGAGGGGGCTTACACGGACGGACGGCGCCCCGACGAGGTCTTCTTCGTCACGGAGATCGATCGCGACCTGGCGCGGCGCGACTTCACGGTGAACGCCATCGCGTACGACCCGCTGGACGACAAGCTGATCGACCCCCTGGGCGGGCTCGCAGACCTCGAGGCCAGGCTGCTGCGCGCCGTGGGAGTGCCCGCCGAGCGCTTCGGCGAAGACGGGTTGCGCATCCTGCGCGGCGCGCGCTTCACGGCCACGCTGGGCTTCGAGCTCGAGGCCAGCACCGAGGCCGCCTTCGCGGGCGCCATCGGCGTGTTCACCAAGGTGAGCCGCGAGCGGGTGCGCGACGAGTGGCTGAAGGCCATGAAGGCCCAGCGGCCCTCCGTGGCGTTCGACGTGATGCGCCGCACCGGCATCCTGGACGTGACGCTGCCGGAGCTCACCCAGCAGTACGGCTGCGAGCAGAACCGTTGGCACGCCTACGACGTGTGGCACCACACCATGGCCGTGCTGGACGCGGTCACGGGCAACGCCGTGGACAAGCTGGCCGGGCTGCTGCACGACGTCGCCAAGCCGCGGACGCGCGAGCTCAGCCCGAAGACGCAGGACTACACCTTCTACCACCACGAGCGCGTGGGGGCCGACATGGCCGACGCGTTCCTGCGCGAGTACCGCTTCAGCAACGACGAGCGGCAGCAGGTGGTGCACCTCGTGAGGCATCACTTGGTCTGTTACGAGCCCAGCTGGACGGACTCGGCGGTGCGGCGCTTCGTGCAGCGCGTGGGGCGCGACGGCGTGGACCCGCTGCTGCGGCTGGCGCACGCGGACGCCATCGGGAAGGGTCGGCCGGTGGAAGACGAGCTGGCCAAGCTGGCCGAGCTGCGCGTGCGCGTGGACGCGCTCATGGCGGCGGGGGCGGCGCTCTCCACGGGCGACCTCACGGTGGACGGGCGGGACGTGCTGGCGCGGCTCGACGGCCGGGGCGGGCCCGTGGTCGGTGAGATCCTGCGCGAGCTGCTGGAGGCCGTGCTGGAGGACCCCGCTTTGAACGAGCGAGACCAGCTGCTGCGCGCGCTGGACCAAGCGGTGGCGCGCCGCGCCCGTGGCGAGGTGCCCCCCAAGAGCGAGGTGAACCCATGA
- a CDS encoding protein tyrosine phosphatase → MSAASGLVCLHLHYLPNVDDGVKSLEQGIALCRGLAELGYTQLVTTPHIRSEMFENRRPALQAAFAAFQEAAAGEALPTLGLGAEHHLDDIVWALLENGQGVPYPGGNAVLIELPEAHVPAGLGDRFFRLRVRGMRVVLAHPERYRPFFDRTNQLDPLLDAGALPLLDLMSLTGRYGKAPQRAAERMLDEGTYFAACTDAHKPEDVPEVEKGIARLRELVGPAEAMELLSTNPRHILAGTAEYD, encoded by the coding sequence ATGAGCGCCGCGTCCGGCCTGGTGTGCCTGCACCTCCACTACCTGCCCAACGTGGACGACGGGGTGAAGAGCCTGGAGCAGGGCATCGCGCTGTGCCGTGGGCTCGCCGAGCTGGGCTACACCCAGCTGGTGACCACGCCGCACATCCGCAGCGAGATGTTCGAGAACCGGCGCCCCGCGCTCCAGGCGGCCTTTGCCGCGTTCCAGGAGGCCGCCGCCGGAGAGGCGCTGCCCACGCTGGGGCTGGGCGCCGAGCACCACTTGGACGACATCGTCTGGGCGCTGCTCGAGAACGGGCAGGGCGTGCCCTATCCGGGGGGCAACGCGGTGCTCATCGAGCTGCCCGAGGCGCACGTGCCCGCCGGGCTCGGCGACCGCTTCTTTCGGCTGCGGGTGCGCGGCATGCGGGTGGTGTTGGCGCACCCCGAGCGCTACCGGCCGTTCTTCGATCGCACCAACCAGCTGGACCCGCTGCTGGACGCGGGCGCGCTGCCGCTCCTGGATCTCATGTCGCTCACCGGCCGCTACGGAAAGGCGCCGCAGCGCGCCGCCGAGCGCATGCTGGACGAGGGCACCTACTTCGCGGCCTGTACGGACGCCCACAAGCCCGAGGATGTGCCCGAAGTGGAGAAGGGCATCGCGCGCCTGCGCGAGCTGGTGGGCCCCGCCGAGGCCATGGAATTGCTTTCCACGAACCCACGACACATCCTGGCCGGCACGGCCGAGTACGACTGA